The following are from one region of the Camelus dromedarius isolate mCamDro1 chromosome 16, mCamDro1.pat, whole genome shotgun sequence genome:
- the LOC105094436 gene encoding lysozyme-like protein 6, giving the protein MPGLLLVSLASCLLAINQASLISRCDLAKVLHEEDLDGFEGYSLNDWLCLAFLESAFNITKVDENTDGSFDYGIFQINSHYWCNDYQSHTENICHVDCQELLSPNLLPIINCAKKIVSGAGGMKNWVKWRLHCAGRPLSYWMTGCHLG; this is encoded by the exons ATGCCCGGCCTGCTGCTCGTCTCCTTGGCCAGCTGCCTGCTGGCCATAAATCAGGCCAGCCTCATCAGCCGCTGTGACTTGGCCAAGGTGCTGCATGAGGAGGACTTGGATGGGTTTGAGGGCTACTCCCTGAATGACT GGCTGTGCCTGGCTTTCTTGGAAAGTGCCTTCAACATAACAAAGGTAGATGAAAATACCGATGGCAGCTTTGACTACGGCATCTTCCAGATCAACAGCCACTACTGGTGCAACGATTACCAGAGTCACACGGAAAACATTTGCCACGTGGACTGTCAAG AACTGCTGAGCCCCAACCTTCTCCCAATCATCAACTGTGCAAAAAAGATTGTGTCCGGAGCAGGGGGCATGAAGAACTG GGTAAAATGGAGGCTGCACTGTGCGGGCCGGCCACTCTCCTACTGGATGACAGGATGCCACCTGGGATGA